The Leopardus geoffroyi isolate Oge1 chromosome C3, O.geoffroyi_Oge1_pat1.0, whole genome shotgun sequence genomic interval GGGGCCTCTGAAGCCTTTTACTTGCTGGTGAACAATAAGAGCCTGGTCAGCATGAGTGTGACCATGGCAGAGGTCTACAGGGACTACCAGGATGAGGACGGCTTCGTGTACGTGACCTACGCCTCCCAGGAGATGTTTGGCTGCCTGGGCTCTGGGAAGACCCTGCCATCCTCTGCAGAGCATGTCTGGAGCCTGGTGTCACCCCATGTGGGTGGACTCCATGTGGGCTCGGTCACTGGGAACCTCAGCCTGGGGACAGGTCTCTGGGGAATCCCCGTGTGGGGCCTTATGAACCCACTCATTTGGGGGCAGGGGTCCTTATCTGTGCCATTCCCGAGATGATTGTTGTGTTTCCAGTCTACTCCCACTTGGCTTATTTCCTCTCGGATTCTGTTTCATCTGTTTATGCCACACGGATTTATGCCAAAGATGCAACTACTCAGTTCCAAATAATTTGGATGAGCAGTTTTCCTTAGAatagagtttttttaaaataatggctttCATTTAAATCTTCATTATGGACTAGACTTTGTTCAAAGTAGTCTATAGGTATTAACTCCTCATAATTGTCCTACATGTTAAGtacttttattcccattttaaagataaggaaattggGTCAGAGAAAGGTCAAGAAACTCCCCAAAGTTCCCACAGCTGGCAAGCAGCAAAACTAGGTTTTGAAATCAGTCTGGTGTAGAACCCAGGCTCATAACACAGAAACTTCCTCACTTGGTGAGAACCTGCTAATCTTGAATTGAAGCTGAATTCCACTTGTTCACCTGTCCACACAGGAGACAAAGAGGCAGACATATGCCTGCAGAGGACCTTGGTCAGGTAAGAACAGTTAACTACTAGTTACAGGGCAGCCGAAAGGCAGGGACGCTTGGTCACAGAGGGCGTCCCAGGTTGTGAACTTTGACCTAGGTTTAGAGACTGAAAAGCCTTTTTTTTAGgaaggaatttctttttcttgtttttaattcactTGTGGCGAATAAACATCAAATAGGCATGTCTTGTGTGCCAAACGCTTCTAACAGTGGGAGCGACAATGGTGAGTGAGACAGGTAAGCGACCAGCCTCGTGTCGCTCTGTCTagtgaggacagaaagaaaatacagagaagcaTTCTAAGTGGTAGGAAGACCAATGAAATGGGGTCAGGGATAGGGCTGGTGTGGGGACACCTTACCTCAGTGGTCCGGGAGGTGACATGTGCACTCAGTCCCTTGAGTACAAAGGAGCCAGTCCCACGTGGATCTGGGAGGAGAGCCTGTACGTTTTGCAGGATGGCGGTGGGCAGAGCCTGTGCAGGGTGGTGGTGAGCAGAGGTGGTATTTTGGTTTCTGGTTtgcgttgttttgttttgtctccttgTTGCTGCTGCTTCCCTACATGCTTTGGCTTCTCTGTCCGGTTGGATAGGGTTATTTTCGGTGGCTTTATCTACAATGGGCACACAGGGCaagttcagcaaatatttactggcaTCTTCCTTCATTTGGTCATTTTTCCAGACGCTGGGTCTCCAATGagccctcctttctctgtcctcattCTTCGTTTTACTCCATTTGACCGTTTCTTTGCCACCCCTGCAAAAACAATAGTGATGTGGGCCAGTTTTTGTTGAACAAGGAACACTTACATTGAACCAAATTAAACTAAACCATTATTCTAAGCGATGGCATTACATTCAGTTAAGCTATTACACATGAAACAACAGTGAAGAGTATCCCCCCCGGGGCTCAGAGGCGGTGTCGGGATCTTGGAACAGAAGGGGCAGGCAGGACAGATGCGGGAAGATCCAAAAGAAGATCCCCCCAGGACCTATTTTGTCTCCTCTGCTCTAAGCCCCATTTGATGTTCCAGTTGGgttctgcctcttcctttttccttcaagCCTTTCACCctccgggtggggggggggtggaaattaggaaacaaaacaaaccacaccCCAGGTTTTGTTAACTGCTGTTGCATAACAAATCACCTTAAACTTTAGTGACATAAAAGGAGGATTTAGTCTTCCCCATGGATACCGTGGGAATTCCGTGATGCTGTGGGAAGGGGGGAGGATCCTCCCAAACCGGCGCGGGCAGGTGGGCCTGGCTGTGGGCTGGCGGGCTTGGACCACCCGCATTGCCTCTCAGCCTCCAGTAGGCGGGGCCAGCTCCCGAGAGCACGCTTTTGGGGCTGCGTTCCAAGGACGCAAAAGTGCAAGCTGCAAGTGTCCTTGTGGCCCGGCCCTGGTACCTGCCCGGTGTTCGTTGTGCCACATCCTCTGGTCAAACCTGTGTTTAAGGTGTGGGGAAATCAAcacctctttttttaatatttatttgagagagagagagagagagcgcacatccaaaagcacacacacaagcgggggaggggcaaagaccgAAGCGGAGATCCCAAACAGGGTCCgcgctgtcagcgaagagcctgacaaggggctcggtctcacgaagcatgagatggtgacctgaaccgaaatcaagagacttaaccgactgaaccacccaggtgcccccaatagcACCTCTTAATGGAAATATCCAAGAATTGGTGaccttatttcatttaccatacACTTCTAACAAGCACACACAACCTATTCCTCCACCAGCCACACCCTATGCTTCCTGTAATTTATAGCCAGAAACAgtggcgcctgggcggctcggtcagttaagcatctgacttgggcacaggtcaggatctcacagttgggctctgtgctgacagctcagagcctggagcctgctttggattgtgtctcctgAAAGgagcaatccaaatgacagccctaccttagtttaaagctaggttctcttttctgcttattatggatttcccgccgaaggacagacaaaggacgcccagtccagtcagaaaacaacaaatggccttactttaaaatcaaccaatcaggaccctcataatttgaaacctcacccatgctgtttgtccctgtctataaaaacgctgtaccaaccctaaTCGAGGCCTCTtagtgtcaccggcaacgagtgcgcagaggtccaggttcgaacctgcaataaacgacccttgccgcttggctttgactcacgactctggtggtcttttgtgggaggttttggaacgtcgggcattacatttggaggttccACCGAGACCTCCCCCGAgcccaccagacttctgatcaatgggtcgtatctgattccgatcggtaagtaagccggctctaacgttcttccttttctctctgatctgtgcttcttctctggagaaccggttctgtctggaagctggtgtgaccctggcggacgcgctatagggcacccagccggggtcagttggagacgtccactgacatctgggggcctccttggcccatctggggacctgttcggtccatctggggacctgttcggtccatctggggctgcttggcccatctggggacctgctcggtccatctgggggctgcttggcccatctggattcttttctgtgggctgcttacgcccaacgcgcctgcgaactaaatactttcattttctttatgaacctccagagtgctaaaaaaatatctctaggcgtctaaaaaaaaaaagaagaaaaaccatctaggcatgccaattgttaccggtattttgatgtgatgtatgtctgtgtgtctgtctgttgaatggaatgattgttgggagtcaggggcacgcgcctgacttaccctatgtgtagtcccacagcataagctacgggattcgagtgggctctaacccgatttccgcggtgatcctcatacggcttaaggcggtcaaaatctttttgatccgagcagggggtttatacctgcccgcccatgctaagaggcacctaagttcccgcgagggacacGGACGGGCGAGTACacgagtgcttctttgtcagtctaaagagtgcttctttgtcagtctaaatgtattgtcaccccggggCTCTTGTAATTACCGCCGTAACCCTTTCTGTCGggctagccaagaaagttggaaccgctgcgaaagatttttgttagttcttgtttttctttcatgggtcggatgttttattggaattaagtgttttctcggctgatcagaattaattattccatcctttgtttctctctcctccttcctcagctctCTGCGGCTTTCCTTCttgccccctggccagcggcgccccccttctcctctcctcttcctcagaatcataatatgggccaaacgcagagcacccctctctccctccttctcgccaacttcagggacgtaaaagctagaggacacagcttaagcctagacattcacaaaaggaagttgattacctattgccgctctgaatggcccacctttggggttaattggcctacagagggaaccttctgcctccctgtggtccttaaagtaaaatcaaaaattttcctaccagggaaagaaggtcactcggatcagattctctatattctggtgtggcaagatttagtaaaaaaccctcccaagccgccaactccagctgcacccttTGATCTCCCCGACAAccaagatttacctttccttgaccctcccccttatcaggttcctcctcgcactccgcaagctgcccctatccctgctgcgccggcagagccttCCATAGCCCTACcaataggagaactggagaatagggaggctcaacccgcTCCCATGCCTAGTGGGGGCGAAATCCAAGGGCCGGCTGGACATACCCGTAGGtgggccccacgtgagccaggaccccgccttcctgactccaccgtagcttaacccttacgggaaatagggcctcccaatgatacggggaatccccgactttaatactggcccttctctactagtgacctatataactggaagacccagaatgcccgattttctgacaaccctaaagatttaataagcctcttagacagcgttatgtttactcaccaacccacctgggatgattgtcagcagctcctccgaatcctgttcaccacCGAGGAGCGAGAACGAATTCAATTGGAGGCAAGAgagctggttcctggagatgacggccaacccactgctaaccttgatctcattaatgcagcttttcccttgacctgacccccacaggatggctgggactacaacacggcagaaggtaggggacggctgcgcatttatcgccagactctaatggcgggtctccgggctgctgcacgcaaccccactaatttggcaaaggtgtattcaataatacaaggtaagacagagagccctgccgcttatttagaaagattaatggaaaccttcagacagtatacccccataAACCCtgaggcccccgaaaatcaagctgctgttgtaatggcctttgtaaatcaagcagccactgatattaaaaagaaactccagaaaataaaggacctggagggaaaacagattcaggacttactccgcatttcccagcgtgtctataataatagaaaaactccagaggacaggcaacttaaagccaccgagaaaatgaccaaagtcctggctactgttatccaaaagcccctggataaacaccagcccctagataaggaccaatgcgcctattgcaaagaaaaaggccactgggcccaagaatgccctaaaaagaaaaagccacatcatggtcaaaaaccgtggcagccaaaaaccacacccgccctcttcactcaagatgcagaataggggggacggggttcggatcccctccccgaacctagggtaacgctacaagtggaggggaacccaatTCAATTCTTggtcgacacaggggcacaacattcggtcttgatcagaccccatggaaaaatttctgaaaaatcttcctgggtccaaggggctactggaataaaaaatatccctggaccacccaaagaactgtggacctaggaaatgggaaggttacccattccttcctagtcatccctgacagcccgtgccccttattgggaagagacttactcactaaaatgggggcccagattcattttacgccagggggcccccaagtgactggccctcacaaccaacccattaccatacttactctgagattagaagatgaatatcgactccatcaggggccaccctcacaaagtcaaaacatagagccctggctccagcagtttctggaagcatgggctgaaaccgggggtatgaGATTGGCTAAACAttgcccagctctattcatagagctgaagccggaggcagatccagttcgggtccgacaatacccgatgtcaatggaagccaaaaatggcatcacaccacatatccgtcgcctcctagacttaggcatcttacgtccctgcctccctgttaccagacccggacttagatacccctctccatgactgcgctgagatattggcacaggttcatggagttcgggaagatttacaggactATCCGCTGCCAGATgccgaagttacctggttcactgacgacagcagctttatacatcagggtcaaaggtacgcgggggcagcagtcacaactgaaactgagactgtttgggcagagcctttgccagctggcacctctgcccaacgggctgaacttgtggccttaaccaaggcactgactttgggaaaagacaagagactaaatgtgtacaccgatagcagatatgcttttgttacggcccacatacatggagctatatacagagagaggggactgttaactgcagaggggaaaaccatcaaaaacaagaaatattggctcttttaaaagcactctggctgcctaaacaactagccatcatacattgcccaggccaccaaaaaccgatcacaccggtggccagaggaaataatttggctgaccaggtggcccgagaggtggccttacaggtggactgtgctttaatgaccaccctaccagaccccggtccagctagtttaccagaaagccccacctacactaaaaaagacctagactggatccaaaaattgcctatgactcagtgccttaatgGATGGTGGAAAGCAGTggactgtagcataatcctcccagaggaaatgggaaataaagtcttatccaagatgcaccgagccactcatatgggcacaagaaaaatgcaagacatgctaggatcaccatcaaagactctaggacaaaaatcaaacagatagttactagctgtaaagcttgtcaactaactaacgccaccaaccacgggaaaaaccctgaCTCCAGAACTCGcagaaccaggccgggagcctattgggaagtagacttcaccgaggtaaagcctggaaaatatggatataaatatttgttaatgtttatagataccttttcaggatggacagaggccttccccaccaagcatgagactgcacAGATAGTAGCAAAGAAGATGTtagaagacatcatgcccaggtacggattccctaccctaataggatcagacaacggaccagcattcgtttcaaaggtaatacaagggatagcgtagtttattggggccgattggaaactacattgtgcatataaaccccaaagctcaggacaggtaaaaagaataaatagaaccctaaaagagaccctaactaaattgaccatggagactggcgctaactgggtagttttactcccctacgctctgttcagggtgcaGTACTCCCCTTACAAACGTGGATTAACCCCctttttgaaatcatgtatggagtgccccccctataattcccaacctatagtctaatgtgttaactgaatttgatgatcatgagcttcttatttccctgagggaactccagcacacccaccaggaagtttggcccagactgagagccatttatgagaacgggccccctcctgagccgcatcactaccgacccggagattgggtatacgtgcggagacaccagcaagagaccctccaaccacggtggaagggaccctacattgtgatcctaaccacacccactgctctcaaagtcgacagaattgctacctggatccattacacccacgcccgaccagctgatacctttgcggttcaaaaagacttcgtgccggaagccaacaccgcctggacggttgaccagagtaagacccatcctttaaaattgactctgcgtcgaaaacctgaccccgaaaaccagctaagaccaaaggcctgggtgtcccataccaGGACTGTTGCAGCAGCTCCGGACCTACAATGATCGGAGGAACCCTCATTAGCGtactcctgctcacctcctacggACTGATAAGCATTGCAAGTAACCCCCATACACCCTATACTTTAACCTGGGAAATTACTAACCTAGAAACCCATGAAATATATAATGTCACCACTAAGACAGATGTCCCCCTGAATACCTGGtggccagatttatattttaatctagaaaaagtCAGTCCGTTAGAAGATATGGAAGGGGGTGAGTGGAGGAAGAAACAGCGAAGGGTGTCAATcagtagaaatggattttatgcaTGTCCGGGATTTAGGGAACCAGGAAAGATGAAACGCACCTGTGGGGGGATAGAATCTCTCTATTGCGCCGCATGGAGTTGTGTCACAACTAATGATGGGGAATGGAAGTGGAAAGTAACCTCCCAATTCATTGAAATGTCCTATGTCCGACCATGTACTCGCACTAGGTATAATGAAAATTGTAATCTCATCCGTGTGCAgttcacagaagagggaaaaaaggacccTCGATGGGTTCACGGGCTGACTTGGGGACTCTATTTATATCAGTATCCTCTCTATGGAACCCtcattcagataaaattaaagGCACAGCCCAAAGTCCCACCAGTACtagtgggaccaagccccatggGAAAGGGCCCTAACAAGCCATCTCCAAAACCCACTACTAGGCCCCATACCATCACAGGCAGGAGTACTGGCTCCTCGGACACCCAAGtagccccccaaaaaaaaggccccgaaaattcaaatcccattcaaagatGACCCCTTATGGGTAATAATGAATACCACTTATAAGGCCTTAAACCATactaaacccaatgaaacagaagcttgttggctgtgttattccacaaaacctccattttacgagtcggtagcaataataggaaattatagcactgcaaacaactcagacgCTTGCAGTTGGGGACAGAAAAGACCCGGCCTCACACTACCAGTGCTTACGGGAAACGGGACATGTATAGGAGCAGTAccaacaaaatatagccacttatgcataagtaacagaaatatattcaatacttcagtgaactggattattccaccaaataacgcatggtggctttgttctcatgCGGGATTAACCCCTTGCCTCTATAAAGATATGTTCAATCAGTCAGAATTCTGTGtaatggtaattgtgttcccaaaaatcatataccacacagcTGAATATGTAGACCAGATGTGGATAGCACCTAAAAAAGTGACTAAACgagaactcattactgcagggACTCTAACTTTAGCCACCATATTTGGACTCGGGGCCATCGGAACTGGGACAGGGATTTCGGccttaactatacaaaacaaaggatttagtatacttagagaagcggttgacaaagatatagaaaaaatagaaactgctATCACTTCGCTTGAAAAAtccctaacctccctctcggaagtagttttacaaaacaggagaggattagacctgctgttcctacagcaaggtggtctctgtgcagcactaggagaagaatgttgtttctatgctgaccacacaggaatagtaagagattctatggccaaggtccgagaagggctaaataaacgaaaaaaggaaagagaacaggaggctggatggtttgaatcctggttcagggcgtccccatggttaactaccctgctctccgccttactcgggcctttggccatcctacttctcgctctcacattcggaccctgcatcataaacaaaattattaattttgtccaagacaggttcaatgctatacaattaatggtcttacgaactcagt includes:
- the LOC123586583 gene encoding microtubule-associated proteins 1A/1B light chain 3C-like, which encodes MQPPQKTQSLRPFKQRKSLATRREEVARIQAKFPSKILTLNRVVVEHYPRERFLPPLDETRFLVLQALTMTLFPSVIRSRLVLGASEAFYLLVNNKSLVSMSVTMAEVYRDYQDEDGFVYVTYASQEMFGCLGSGKTLPSSAEHVWSLVSPHVGGLHVGSVTGNLSLGTGLWGIPVWGLMNPLIWGQGSLSVPFPR